The Candidatus Neomarinimicrobiota bacterium genomic sequence TCTATATCACTTTCTTCCACCAGACTGACCATCCGGCGAATCCAGCTTTCATTCATGACACCCCCTCATTTTTAATTAATTGTTTTCCCGTCCCAGATAAGAACCGTTCCGGGTATCCACCTTAATCAAATCCCCTTCGTTGATAAAAATCGGGACCTGGACTTCCAGTCCTGTTTCGCAGGTGGCCGGTTTGGTCACGTTGGTGGCCGTATTTCCCCGGACACCCGGTTCTGTGGCCGTGACCTTCAGAACAACAGCCGTTGGGAGTTCAATGCCGATGGGTTTGTTCTGATACATGAGGACCTTCACAAAGGCGTTTTCCTTCATATAGTACACATCATCTCCCAGCATATCGGCCGAAAGAGGGATTTGTTCAAAGGTTTCGTGATCCATCACATAATAGAAGGTCCCGTCGTTATACAGGTACTCCATTTCCCGGGCTTCCACACGGGCCTCTTCCACTTTTTCGCCGGAGCGGAAGGTGTTTTCCAGGACTTGTCCCGTAATGATATTTTTCAGTTTAGTCCGGACCACGGCGCCGCCGCGACC encodes the following:
- the efp gene encoding elongation factor P, translating into MASTADFRNGMVIVYNGALCKIVEFQHSKMGRGGAVVRTKLKNIITGQVLENTFRSGEKVEEARVEAREMEYLYNDGTFYYVMDHETFEQIPLSADMLGDDVYYMKENAFVKVLMYQNKPIGIELPTAVVLKVTATEPGVRGNTATNVTKPATCETGLEVQVPIFINEGDLIKVDTRNGSYLGRENN